The following are encoded in a window of Castanea sativa cultivar Marrone di Chiusa Pesio chromosome 9, ASM4071231v1 genomic DNA:
- the LOC142609041 gene encoding uncharacterized protein LOC142609041: MPKDESLTHTPLSVSHLFDASNHCWNARLIHQLFDEVFAQAILSIPLPYHPKQDKLIWILDSKGRFSVKSTYRVSIAQEPQSDHSDVPWMKLWKARIPERIKMLLWRIGTNSIPTKENLSCRLEHIDPVCTLCKSVSESCVHLFFGWHISRALWYTACWGFRLDQNMVQTFEDIIKLVLEPPVSTLPSYDKWLITLNMAFTVEEIWHLRNNILFQDAHIDISKSSKSVMSRFSNTATALGVIARNHKGEVTGIWGRCRSLCPPLQAEAATLLWAIEIAKREHWHHVVFEGDAKACFEHLSQSDSTPDWLISTFINNILGLALCFSSVKFSWVRRVGNSAAHEVARFALSSIQSFIFHNGNIPPVIEFVCKADYPACISFS; the protein is encoded by the exons ATGCCCAAGGATGAGTCTCTAACCCACACCCCTCTTTCTGTCTCTCATCTATTTGATGCTTCTAATCATTGCTGGAATGCTAGGCTCATCCACCAGCTATTTGATGAAGTCTTTGCTCAAGCCATATTGTCAATCCCTCTGCCTTACCACCCCAAACAGGACAAGCTTATTTGGATCCTTGATTCCAAGGGTAGGTTCTCTGTCAAGTCAACATACAGAGTTTCTATTGCCCAAGAGCCACAATCTGATCATTCAGATGTTCCATGGATGAAGCTTTGGAAGGCTAGAATCCCGGAGAGAATCAAAATGCTGCTTTGGAGGATCGGCACAAATTCCATCCCAACTAAAGAGAATTTGTCATGTAGACTGGAGCACATTGACCCTGTTTGCACATTATGTAAAAGTGTAAGTGAGTCGTGTGTGCACCTCTTCTTTGGATGGCATATCTCCAGAGCTCTATGGTACACTGCTTGCTGGGGTTTTAGACTTGACCAGAACATGGTCCAAACTTTTGAGGACATCATAAAGCTGGTTCTTGAGCCTCCAGTTTCCACTCTCCCCTCTTATGATAAATGGCTTATCACCTTAAACATGGCCTTCACTGTGGAGGAAATTTGGCACCTTCGGAACAACATCTTATTCCAAGATGCTCACATTGATATTTCTAAGTCCTCCAAATCTGTGATGTCCAGATTCTCAAA CACCGCTACTGCCCTTGGAGTCATTGCCCGTAACCACAAAGGAGAGGTCACTGGTATTTGGGGGAGATGCCGCTCTTTATGCCCCCCTCTCCAAGCTGAAGCCGCCACTCTGTTATGGGCAATTGAGATTGCGAAGCGAGAACATTGGCATCATGTGGTTTTTGAGGGAGATGCTAAGGCTTGTTTTGAGCATTTATCCCAATCTGACTCCACACCTGACTGGTTGATCAGTACATTCATCAACAACATTCTTGGCCTAGCTTTGTGTTTTTCTTCAGTCAAGTTTAGTTGGGTTCGAAGAGTAGGCAATTCGGCAGCTCATGAAGTTGCCAGATTTGCTCTTTCTTCTATTCAGTCCTTCATTTTCCATAATGGTAATATCCCGCCAGTCATCGAGTTTGTTTGTAAGGCGGATTACCCAGCTTGTATTTCCTTTTCTTAA